The proteins below come from a single Deltaproteobacteria bacterium genomic window:
- the fliG gene encoding flagellar motor switch protein FliG, which yields MADAEAQPAEAPKKKRRGKKAETQIAKRPASGPKMAGSTKAALWLLSVEEDLAVEILSHLSDKEINTISAAVKTLGKTSPAQLASIHTEFNQTLALDPLHLKGSMDYLGKLATRAFGEDKAWGLLGMGEDPNDDDSPGLGKADIDVLSSMLKSEHPQIISAVLGNIDPTRSAEIIKRLPENIRRDVVGRVAKLSRVPRQVLDAAERVLSAGLPTSRDADREVDGIRTAAQLLNHLEAEMADDILDGLESETDTIAQDIRQAMFTFEDLSALDRRGFATLLKEVQSDQLLVALKTASNDLKDKVFSSLSKRAAEMLKDDLEVMRPVRLAEVQEAQQAIVSVALQLKNEGKLVIAGAGGDEFV from the coding sequence ATGGCAGACGCAGAAGCACAACCAGCAGAAGCTCCGAAGAAAAAACGTCGGGGCAAAAAAGCAGAGACGCAAATCGCGAAAAGACCTGCAAGTGGTCCTAAGATGGCCGGTTCTACCAAAGCAGCCTTGTGGCTTCTGAGTGTAGAAGAAGACCTTGCGGTGGAAATCTTGTCACACCTTTCGGACAAAGAGATTAATACAATCTCTGCGGCGGTAAAGACGCTTGGCAAAACAAGCCCGGCTCAACTGGCATCGATTCATACCGAGTTCAACCAGACCCTCGCTCTGGACCCACTGCATCTTAAGGGAAGCATGGATTACCTTGGCAAGCTTGCAACTCGAGCCTTTGGTGAAGATAAAGCTTGGGGCTTGCTCGGAATGGGCGAAGATCCAAACGATGATGATTCCCCAGGACTTGGCAAGGCCGACATCGACGTTCTTAGCTCGATGTTAAAGTCCGAACACCCACAAATTATTTCTGCAGTATTGGGTAATATTGACCCAACACGGAGTGCAGAAATTATCAAACGTCTCCCAGAGAATATTCGACGTGATGTTGTGGGTCGTGTAGCTAAACTTTCACGTGTACCAAGGCAAGTGCTTGACGCTGCAGAGCGTGTACTCTCGGCCGGTTTACCGACCAGCCGCGATGCAGACCGCGAAGTGGATGGCATTCGTACAGCAGCTCAGCTTCTTAACCACTTGGAAGCAGAGATGGCTGACGACATTCTCGACGGACTCGAGAGCGAAACAGATACAATCGCTCAAGATATTCGCCAGGCAATGTTCACATTCGAGGATCTCTCGGCTCTGGACCGACGCGGCTTTGCCACGTTGCTCAAGGAAGTTCAAAGCGATCAGTTATTGGTTGCGCTTAAGACGGCCAGTAATGACCTCAAGGACAAAGTATTTAGCAGCCTGTCAAAGCGTGCTGCTGAAATGCTGAAGGATGACCTTGAAGTTATGCGCCCGGTTCGTTTGGCCGAAGTTCAAGAAGCTCAGCAAGCCATCGTATCGGTTGCGCTGCAGCTCAAGAATGAAGGTAAGTTGGTTATCGCCGGTGCCGGCGGTGATGAGTTCGTATAA
- a CDS encoding FliI/YscN family ATPase, with translation MLKPYFERAKLSLPVLEGKVVEVRGMLVVASCRGAAVGDLYRIQAETGEILAEVVALRAEDAMLVPYGNLSGIRVGDRLMPEGGASYIEATDAMLGRIIDPLGNPMDDGPELPRGEQRLVYADPVPPARRGPVDQRMSLGVKVLDAFTPAARGQRLGIFAGPGVGKSVLMGMVARSAQADVTVMALVGERGREVGHFVEKVLGPEGMKRTVLCVATSDRPASERVRAAFVATAIAEYFRAQGKSVLLFVDSLTRFAMAQREVGLAVGEPPTTKGYPPSTFAMLPKLLERASPAIGEGSITGIYTVLVEGDDMTDPVGDAAKGLLDGHITLSRELANRGHYPAVDVLQSISRVDTDVATKDQLMAARTVRGWLAQLEESRDLVSVGAYKPGANQLLDKALSKQNHINRFLQQEIHEIADMSATTSQLSNLARG, from the coding sequence ATGCTAAAGCCATACTTTGAAAGAGCTAAATTAAGTTTGCCTGTACTTGAGGGTAAAGTGGTTGAAGTGCGTGGCATGTTGGTTGTTGCCAGTTGTCGCGGTGCAGCGGTTGGAGATTTATATCGAATACAGGCCGAAACCGGTGAGATTCTAGCTGAGGTCGTCGCCCTTCGTGCGGAAGATGCGATGTTGGTTCCTTATGGAAACCTTTCGGGTATTCGCGTTGGAGATAGGCTTATGCCTGAAGGCGGCGCGTCATACATCGAAGCAACCGATGCCATGCTAGGGCGAATCATCGATCCACTGGGTAATCCAATGGATGACGGTCCTGAATTACCCCGTGGTGAGCAGCGCCTGGTTTATGCAGATCCTGTTCCACCGGCACGACGTGGACCCGTCGATCAGCGCATGAGTCTTGGCGTTAAAGTTTTAGATGCTTTCACTCCAGCAGCTCGCGGACAACGGCTTGGAATTTTCGCCGGTCCGGGTGTTGGCAAGTCGGTTTTGATGGGCATGGTTGCAAGAAGCGCACAAGCCGATGTTACGGTTATGGCTTTGGTGGGTGAGCGTGGCCGAGAAGTAGGGCACTTCGTAGAAAAAGTTCTTGGGCCGGAAGGCATGAAGCGCACGGTCTTATGTGTGGCTACTTCAGATAGACCTGCCTCTGAACGCGTAAGAGCTGCATTTGTCGCTACTGCGATTGCCGAATATTTTCGAGCGCAAGGTAAGAGCGTATTGCTCTTTGTGGATTCACTAACGCGTTTTGCAATGGCACAACGTGAGGTAGGACTTGCAGTTGGCGAGCCGCCTACCACCAAGGGTTATCCGCCTAGTACCTTCGCCATGCTTCCAAAGTTACTTGAACGGGCATCACCAGCTATTGGTGAGGGAAGTATCACTGGCATTTATACTGTTTTGGTCGAGGGTGACGATATGACCGACCCGGTGGGTGACGCGGCTAAAGGCCTATTGGACGGACACATAACGTTGTCCCGTGAATTGGCGAACCGTGGGCACTATCCTGCAGTCGATGTTTTGCAATCTATCTCTCGAGTGGACACGGATGTTGCAACCAAAGACCAACTGATGGCCGCTCGTACGGTAAGAGGCTGGTTGGCTCAATTGGAAGAATCACGGGATCTTGTATCGGTTGGTGCTTACAAGCCAGGTGCTAACCAACTCTTGGATAAAGCACTCTCGAAGCAAAATCATATAAATCGGTTCTTGCAGCAAGAAATTCACGAGATAGCGGATATGTCGGCAACGACGTCACAGTTATCTAATTTGGCAAGAGGATAA